CGTTCCCGGATCTTCAGATAATAGGAACGTTCGGAAAAACCATTGGTCGGTAAGTCAATCGAGGTAATTAATTCGCCTGGTTGCAGATTATTATCTTTTTCGGGATTCTCACCTGGCAGACGGTGGTAATCAGCAAATTGTATTGTGCGTTTGGCGTTGTTTTTACCTTCCACCTGCACCACCGCATCAAGCGCTGCCAGCGCTACGGCCATGTCCGATGGATAAACCGCGACGCATTTTTCAGACCATCCGAATATCGCATGGTTACGGTTGACGCCTTTTAAAGCACCACAACCGGAACCTGGTTCGCGTTTATTACAGGGTAGGTTTACATCATAGAAATACGTACAGCGCGTGCGCTGGTTTAGGTTGCCTCCATTGGTCGCCATATTTCGAATCTGTGCACTAGCACCGGCCAGGATGGCCATGGAGAGCAGCGGGTAGTTTGTACGAATCAGTTCGTGATTAGCTGTGAGTGCGTTAGTCGCCGAGCCGCCAATGGTTACGCCTGTTGCGATCTTTTCAATATTGGCGTGTTTCAGCCGGGTAATATCCACCAGCTCAGAAGGATGCATTACATCTTCTTTCATCAGATCAACCAGGTTCGTTCCGCCACCAAGGAATTTGGCATTGGGATTCGCCGATACAAGGGTAATCGCCGTGGCCGGATCACCAGCCTTCGAAAATTTGAATGGTCTCATGGTTGACGAGTGCTTAATTGAATCAAATCGTGCCGTCCGCAAATTGCCAAACCTGAGCCACGGCCTTGTCGCCATGCACTTCGCGAATGGCATCCACAATATTGGGGTAGGCCCCGCAGCGGCAAATATTTCCCGACATCCGTTCCCGAATTTCTTCATCGGAGAGTTTCACGGGCTTAGCCGTTTGGCGCACATTCCGGGTGACATAGCTGGCTTCGCCATTCTTAGCCTCACTCATCAGGGCAACCGCCGAACAGATCTGCCCGGGTGTACAATAGCCACACTGAAATCCATCATGTTTAATAAATGCAGTTTGCATCGGATGAAGCCGACCCGTCGGACCGTTGTCGCCATCAGCTAAGCCTTCGATGGTTGTCACGGCCTTGTCCTCGCAGGTGGCGGCCAGGGTTAAGCAGGACAGGACACGCCGACCATCAAGTAGCACCGTGCAGGCACCACACTGACCATGATCGCACCCCTTCTTAGAACCCGTCAGCGCCAGGCGCTCCCGCAGGGCATCCAGTAAGGTCATGCGTGAATCCACTAACAGTTTCTGCGTACGACCATTTATTTGGAGGGCTACGTTGATA
This DNA window, taken from Spirosoma agri, encodes the following:
- a CDS encoding 2Fe-2S iron-sulfur cluster-binding protein translates to MEDQPKFPDLTDAERKALEELLPDDMSEIITSGLKRRHFLKLITFTGTSLLATHLLGIEQLMARTTAGAPLPPPPTGIENGINVALQINGRTQKLLVDSRMTLLDALRERLALTGSKKGCDHGQCGACTVLLDGRRVLSCLTLAATCEDKAVTTIEGLADGDNGPTGRLHPMQTAFIKHDGFQCGYCTPGQICSAVALMSEAKNGEASYVTRNVRQTAKPVKLSDEEIRERMSGNICRCGAYPNIVDAIREVHGDKAVAQVWQFADGTI
- a CDS encoding FAD binding domain-containing protein yields the protein MRPFKFSKAGDPATAITLVSANPNAKFLGGGTNLVDLMKEDVMHPSELVDITRLKHANIEKIATGVTIGGSATNALTANHELIRTNYPLLSMAILAGASAQIRNMATNGGNLNQRTRCTYFYDVNLPCNKREPGSGCGALKGVNRNHAIFGWSEKCVAVYPSDMAVALAALDAVVQVEGKNNAKRTIQFADYHRLPGENPEKDNNLQPGELITSIDLPTNGFSERSYYLKIRERSSYAFALVSVAAALALDGNQIKQVRIALGGVAHKPWRALIAEKWLIGKEATEANFQAAAEAELKNAKPLEHNKFKVAMARKAITRALQGAMQGGVYGLDG